The region AGTACAATTAAAGACCCATTGATTCAGAAGAAAGCAgcagtattaagggggtactacacccattgattttttttttgcattttttgcattttgtgaagaaattacaaaaaaattggacaaagtggtatgcaaaatgaaggggcaaatcttctcgttttattggtggcatcggtatcaacgtagcttacatgcttttaaaagtagaagccaaaaggtggtacatcactgatgatttaaattcacttcattttggaaagcttactatcaacggatttcgttaaaattttggatatgtgttgctaacacgttagggaaataaagttgatatgtaaaatgggaataagtggttcctgatttcttttatgacttcatgaacttggtgctacacaactatcaaaaaaggaactggttaaaatgcttctattttcaatgttgagctatattttgtatttttaacttgcgacattatttcactgaaacataattaagccccaggtaataggttaccacaaccatactgcagcaatgttgaaaaaattgtatttcttgtcacctataccaccatattgggtagttttccgtaagcttaacttttgtgattttggtaactattttatatttatttgtgaaatccatctcaactaggcattcaaaattgtactcaccatttacatcccaaggtatattagtatatccaccttgcacttctcgatatatatccagttaaagacagaatatcaaaattattcctcattatgatatcacagactcttacatgtgtattcaaaattgatgcttaaatttgacctgaagtcctgaaccaattgacctataacctgacatacggtgacctaatagccttttcttctcctaacaacacattatataattaaattgactaatgactattcatccattgtgtaagtgtttatctaatttattcagtgttatatattttgcatgcaccactatagattttctatagagagtataacaaaggatttaatgtattctattcatgtaccctacttgaacatgttgaaaagaataaattatagtttgttatgaaacacagatctgagttactaggatacacagtaaacaaaaaatatatagggctaaaatgacttactacaatgtgtaaaagcatttttttttcttattttttcatttttttttatttcacatgatccgtgcatatatcgcctagctataaatgaaaaaaatattttttagaccaatcaaaccaatatatgggtgtagtatgcccttaaCGAAGTTAAAGCGCCATTTAAATACAtgaagctaatttatatactgtcagcataattatataaattacagattcatgtaaattcctaatttttgtcttaaatacacggctttcggctgaccCACTAGCAGGCACATTTATgacaaggtaccaaaatctgaattttgatgatttttacgatcgtctggatgatcaaatcactgaatgggcctttaatcactGTTAATTATTAAGTTTGATTTAAAATCGGTAGAAAAGAATCTACGCTTTGATCATTTTGCAGTTAAAACTCAGAAACATTTACTCATATTTTATGTGAAAGTATCAAAGTGAAGCTTTCCAAGCTCCATATATATAATTTCAATGACTTTGATACTATGATTGGTAAATTCtacaaaatcatacaaatttgcaaaatgttatcCCTACATTTGGCGGGTTTAAATTGTATGTCATATCCAAACGCATACCTTATTACTAAGAAAAAAAGGTAAATTATTTCAGCACTTTAGAAAGTGGAAGATTGATTTTATTCAGTAATAGGTGAAGTTTATACAGACttacatttgtgatgtgatcgaGCACGATCAGTCGAAAGTCGGATacaatgattttgagatatagtcaaataAACGGAATAATTTCttctctttcctattgttttggaaacccttcaactgctcatatctttggaacaatttgtcaaattttagtggggttttctgcaacatgtagctttgcaaatgttttatacatcaaattagaaaaataaaaattgaaaatgccctacttcagactaattttgcttgatcacaccacatttatTGACCTCATTGTACAATGCACATGCACATCATTTTGTATGTgaagttttttttatttgtgtagtaattttagatttatataaattattatttgCGTTTCtgttataattatttgataatAATGTGTTTTTCTGGGTTTTGGATTctctaataaaaataaaatacaatgacaaaaaaaaataattctaTGGAGTTGAATTGGAAGCTACTTTTAGATCCATGTTGAGCAATGTCCTTCCCGAAAATTCCAAAACCAATTCCATTAATATAAATtgaatattcatacgtagtggtataattaaattagaagaattgtttgacttcaacactatacttaaaatttgatcgttTACCgagagcgctttcacagtaccaactgcgtcctcagccggatgttatggctctgatgatttatggcttgACAACTTTGGATGACCCAAAGAATTTTCCGGAAGAGTCCTGGAAGTCATTCACATCAGGAAAGAAGGACCAAACTTGCacagagacactggactggactTAGATCCCGTTTGGAACAACTTTCTCATTCCCAAGACCACCAGGGGATGAGGAAAACACCTTTGACATCATTTTCTAGTGTGACGTCATCCAAGGCTGTCAAGCCATAAAtaatcagagccataacatccggctgaggacgtaATAGGTACTGTGAAAGCGTTGCCGgtcggtaagcgatcaaattttaagtagttttGAAGTCAACCAATTCTTCTAATATGAATCTAATCAAATCCATTAAGTTCAAATGCATCGAGTTAGACTGATATCAGTCCTTCAACagctacgcacggtcatcgggttgtgctttgCAAGTGAGAAATCATTTTGTTCCGCCACATTTACTAGTTTCGAGAGAGGGCCGAGGGAATCAGACTAGTTTCGAGGCTAGCGCTCCTCGTTTATTCTTCATCAGATTCTGTGTTGCTCAAGGCTCCCTTAGGAGCACGAGCTGACATTCGCGCCATCATGGTCATATTCATTTTCGATGCGTGGCCGTTACGTGTCACGCTCCTGTTGGGTGATATCCGCTCGCTTTTATCTGATGAACTAGTAtgaacaaaaaagtgaaaaacacAACAGAAAATTGAAGAAATTAAATAAAACTTACAAGGAATAGTTCTCTGTTCATATTTCAACAACaaagataataataaagaaaGGGTAAAACTCACACATAAGTACAGGGATTCGTAATGCGCGACTTACCATCCACCAAGTGGGCATCCAGGCGCGCTGTTGTAAAGCGCAATTTACTAAAATCGCAGCTATAACACAACGAGGTAAACTGGATCAGTTGGGACAGGACTATGGGGAGAGGTCCAATTTAATATGCAAGAAGTCATGGATCTTATTTACAACCATGCTCACTTAACGGCACTGCGGAGAATCGAACTCGGGTCGCAGTGGTGAGAGGCGTGTACATCGACCACTACACCAACCCGTCCTCCCCATTGATTATCTTAATGATTCTCCTAAAATTGGTTTGctagaatcaaaattgattcctgTAAACATTTTAGAAACAATTAGTTGAgatttaattgaccttttcggtaaatcccataattccttaccgagatgtcgtcatttcaCGCCACGCCGTTGCgcgcgcacatcgtttagcgagcATCGTTACTGCGCGTTGCAAGTCGgcttgacgtcaaatgacgacatctcaggtctactcggAAAAGGTTATGGGATAAACTGAAATGGTCAATTGATTCTCGCAAAATTCTGTGATGAGAATCAAATTGTATTGATTCCATAGgctacagtggcgtagctaatAAGGGAGAGTAGCTGCCCCCCAGTcttcccctgtgggatgctggcagcCCTGAATCTAAGAATCTAAGCCCATTTTAACCATATTCGTCAACTTTTCCCTCTTGAAGGTTGCCGTGCCATCTCGCCCCTTCCCCCTCTGAAAAGTTCTGGCTACGCCACTACAAAGCTATCTCCACCTTAATGTGTTATTATTCCAATTAACAAAACCTTATGGAGCAGAAGAAATAACAGCAATGCGTTTTACGGATTCATTCGTTTGACTATATAGTTATGGTGACGTGCACACATACATGGGCAGAAAGAAAGAATGTTGTCCTTTTTATCATCCAGAAGAagaaaattatgcaatttatatTAATGCATGCATTTGGATGTTAATTGTTACCTATTTCCGACATCGTCGTTTACTGTTAAAGGTTTATCGTCATACATGTTAATCCCTTCTTTGAACTCGTCTGGGGTTCGATTCTTTTCACGGACAGATATAAAAGGCATCGAATAAGGCGAGTACAACATGTGCCTATCAAACCCACTCCGAGGAAACGTCCTTGTATTAGGCGAATCATCAAAAAGATCATTTAAATTCGTCACCAACTCGATCTCAGGATCTTGCGTTACATCCGCCCCCTCTTTTGCGTGTGCCGTCCCAACCGAAGTGGTGTTTTCTGTTGACGTTGCTGTATTTGCGATATCCACATTGTCCCGAGTGTCATAATCCACGATCTTGTTCTTCTCTAGTGGACTTGGTGGTGGAGTTGAAGATGAAGACAATTTGATAGTCAAGGAagaacgttttaaaatatttaacggTGGTCCTTGATGCTTAACGTTATCGTTCGAGGATCCCTCAGGTTTATTAACGACATAAGTGTCTTGGCGCGTCGGGGGCTCTGGTGATTGTGGCCTAGGAGCATCGCTTGTAGATTTAAACACATCATTGGTGGAGGGCGACTGGTTTGTTCGGATTTTACTTGGCGCTACACTACCCCTCTCGTTTGATTGTGCCGTCCCGCTCGATGATGTGTCCCTTCTCAAGCTCAATACGTTTTCTTCATGAATGTGACTTGCAGGTTCTTTGTCCTTCTTTATTAGCATATTACATAGTTGCTCGCGTTTAATATCGACCTGTTCCTGCAAAGAAATAAATGCGAAATCATACATGTCTGAAATTAGTTTAACAATGTATTGTTTTAACAGAAGACGTTCATGTCGCATGAAACTGTATTGTTTATTTGCATGTCTGCTTGCGACTGTCATGTGCGCACTGAGTTTGTGGGGATGTGTGTGAGCGAGCCTTATTTTACCACAAGTTACAAGTCATAACTTGCAACAACACTGGTGTGGGGTGGGTCGTTTGTGGGGTGGATGTGAGTTGGTGGATGTGCCGTAAGTGGGAGTGTATGGGCGCGCGAGCCCACTGGGGATGAGTGTGTCTGTGCTGGTTTGGCTTTAATTAATGTGCCTGTATGTAATCgtgcactgaaagccaaactggagtcagggtgactctaaaagtagagtccagccactctgcgactctatgtttaaaatgactccatattgggagtcatctgactcctCTGAAGAGTCATAAAGTTCTTGACTCCGCGGAAGAGTcaccgttgatgactctacacaggagtcatttgcctctcaatatggagtcattttagacatagtcATTTTAGACTCCGACAGTTCGGAAATagtacaaaataatgatacacatagatgtataataaaaattcaaagtatatacctaccggaataggagactttactttTAGTTTCACGCCACATCGTTATTGGCGATCGTTAGACGACAAAATAGAGAAATTTTAGACTGAACCACCATCCCTTAGGAAttggagaatatacattccatggtgtcaacagccaaactattccagagtctgactctcttgaagagtcataaatttcttaaCTCCGTCGACGACtttgaatgtagagtcaattgactccacaagTAGGGTCATCTGACTCTCCTGTGACAATCAGGTGAttccttttgagagtcagtgctagtttactccacttaaaGAGTCACTTGGCTCTAGTATGGTCTGGCTATCAGTGTGTCTATGTATCTCTTTTATCTCTATGTCTGTTTGTCGGGATGTCCAAATATCAGCATTTTATTGTTACATACCTTTTTGAGCTGTTCGCTTTCGTGTTTCAGTTCCAAAAGGTACTCAAGAAGTTCCTCTTGACCACGTCCCTCAATTACTGCGCACGCGTCTAGTACATGTGCCACACCCAAATAGGCGTGCATAGCCTTGACTGACAGCTCCAATCTCTGCAATGGACTTCCGTATAACACCTCCTGTTATATCcgtaaacaaattcatcaggattgtcaataaaaTTTCTATCATCCTTTTACACAATATTTGTTTAGATGAAATTTGATAAATGACCACTTCTACGGACCCGGTCGACACATAATTGCGTTTTGGAGaatttgtgtttttaattttgccaaaatcatgtaaaatcagccgttttggggtCCGAAAATAATTCTTGGTGTCGCCACTGGGtgcacataattattgaacagctACTTCAATCAACTAACCCTCACCTTGCATTATTTTGTGCTTACAATTAAATCGAAATATTGTTTAAGCCTCCAGCAtattttcctgccgcttgccgctgcggcaagcggcagggcgtttcaaccaatgacaagcctttattgtgtccgtttgtctgcaatgcgcgtgcgctaCGCCGCTcaacggcaagcggcagggtagtatgaaaccagcataaggcctatgtttttctacatctaaaaaaatatgaaaaaaatattgccatctcacaaattaatcaattcaaatattttaatgataacattattgcaATAATGAGACGTAGCCTATGACGTCATTTACGTGGTCTGATTTTCGGGCACCCCTTCTAATGCTGGTTTCgtactttctgccgcttgtcgctgagcggcgtgacgcgtcatcatgccgcttgcacttgtctgcaagcggagcggcacaccgctgagcggcagcggcatgactctgaaagccactcttgccgctcagcaccgctcaaaaaatcgtattttgttctcatacgtcagagcggcaccgctccgagtttaTCTGatttcaactcccagcggtgctgccgccgcggcaaagcggtggagtgatcgatatatcagcttgccgctggtcaccgctagagTTTCTGGCGCGACtgtgcagtgaagtaaaatcatcttcagagcggcaaagcagcAATACAGTTATTGACCCCATTAAAGAGGGAGAGGGGAAGGGGCGGAGCTAAGAGAGCTATAGAGTGATCAATGTTCTGGTCCGATAGAGGTCCACCCATGTTTTCTTACCTCGCGTGTGATACTTCCTTCACACAGGTTATTGGCTATAGCACACATCAGTAGACCATCTTCAAATCTTATAAAGACaaaacaatttataaaatatatataattaatgAATAtaaattaaggggctgtgcaataattatgatccccctcccccttttgcacatgccaatttttgggtatcccaatttgcaaactttaaatggtctatagatataccgtaaaaccccgtctacaaggatatacctaagaaacgccctcaataaaattggttgctttttgtatttggagtttgagcaactatatactggcactgggtggctatgcattccatctaagtatgttgtaacaccaatcaattgtattgacatattaaacgactgtttcgtatatcaggatcgtatagctcaattgatagagcgtcagactttggaactgaagacatgctgaagagagcatggtccgggcaccggttccgttttttcattctcgtttacttttaactttttgacatgttctttttatctttcttcaaatctacctttctacttttaattttagatgtttttttttttttagtttttttaatagttttttttagtaattttgtggttttatagaaactagtaaaagcatttattctaaataatagcgaaacccacggttagacagatgtgttgtaactacttgtctgtcctcgtctttgcaataaaaacctatgttgcacctttgtgccatcccaattcttgagaaatggtaggtagggtgcgtttttggcttaagcacgattttgtttctacttgaaatgaaatcagaataaatattgttctgttgccacaattgcagttttttcaataaataaaaatagatgaggaataataatcattccatatttgaatctattgtcccatcaagaatagagtgtcttcaaaaacttcaatcaattcatctgacaaaggaaactattctggtcattcaattttgtttcgcttgcacctgttatagcacaggcgttggtagagaaggcacacttctcttgtcttcaccgaagtagtgatgtaaacactaacatgattaattaccatagctagcaatggacatacactattttttgttccacttgaacccatactcataggctattcgctgtcgatgtgacgtaattaatcggattaactaccatagcaattgatgaatacaatttcgaatatatagccctgcacttcatcgttcacgtggcacctatgcattaaaccatagttgtcaaagatatgctaatcactcgccatgtaagattagtatttatgaaaagagtggtattcaatctatgtttggtgacatacgcgggtgattagtgcaatctgcttgatggtagttattgcgattattacgtcacttcgacagcgaattgtagggcctagtatagacgaatccaacaagccaagtgatggtcagaatttattcggccattatacgctggtgaagttgcgtaagtaatcggattaattaccatagcaataggtgaaaacaattttgaacatatcgcgctgcgctaaaagcaggttacactcatcacctgtactgtgtatgtctgcaatcatagattgaatacaatactggtcttttcaaagatgctaatcttacaggtgcagcatgatatggttcaatgaagaggtaccgtatcagtgtataacgcggtatattcaaaaattgttttcacctattgctatggtagttaatccgattattacgtaacttcgccagcgtattggaataaaacaggaggatgtgagttcataagggcaatgtcggggattataggtcacaatcgatgtggagagatgagaggtccgaccaacagccatagcgaatgctTCAtgtcaactaattccagcggacggtctgtggctagtaagaccacatgcgcagatctgtctcgtcaggaagatatttaatatcccgaatttataataggcctatgcctaccagttccatcgtataaccgatctgctagagaatatttgttaccatgtttaataaattcgtatttatcgtataataaaatgtagccaaatgtatattatgtgtcacacggttttctgctgaaccactagcaggctatgttaccacatctatgacaatgacaaaggtgaattttgatgatttttacgatcgtccggatgagcaaatcactgaatgggtctttagttccctcctctccttatcctgccaatattatatgaatcaaagaaaaataaagaaaaaataaaattaaacaagaaaaaaagacaaagaaaagaaacaataaaagaaaaacaatagaataaattaaactaaatatgaaaaaatgatcacgaaaggagtctttagagaaatgcaagaaaatataaatgaaaagtttgaacaatattttgtttataaaggtttgtgtgaccgtgatgaggctcgaacttaccatcttccgatctaaagaaccaaagtcttatgccttgccaagtgagctatgctcgtgagatgcgaaataaagataaaataatacattgtatacctgcttgtgtcggtaaatgatttgctcaaattccataataatataatattgtggagggcgctagcgtgaaatatgctatcatcacagtcgctgctattccttgtagacgggtttaTACGGTATATGTTGCGAGCAAGAAAATTTGCATCTTAAAGCCCCGGCTTAAAGCGTTCACTGAAAACGAAACTTGGGGTGACTAACTAaggaaaagttagttaaaacaatgtcaagtacgactaacctgtaactaatatggctggactggactaaactatatgttagtaggtcaggatacactagggacttaactatcaaaatactagttcaaccttgacctactaatataataaattagttcaactagacctactagagcttactaggactctactaatatattggggtgttctactaatgggctctactatcaaaaacgatgtcaagtacgactattttttttaatagggcattctgtactaatgtcgactagttcagctgactgaactataggctgtggaactagcccaattctagcccggtagaagtggtcgaagatatggaaaggtacgttttattgaccttttttttctactttgtattttttaataacttacaaaccgttttagcatggttagaatttgaaaaacagatttggccccgtttttcgagccctgttttctactacacaTGGCACAATGAAGGTTCCcacgaattcggcagccatggcagcctcaaccatgcatgcacatgatcatgacatttgtgttccgatttacaatctcatttcaaattctaatggtttgtaagttattcaaaaataagcttggtaaaaatgtcaataaaacatacctttccatttcttcgaccatttctaACGGGCTAGAATCGGGGCTAAAATGTCCATCTCAAGACGCTAGATGTGCTATGTCTACAGCTGCATGTGTGAAATGTCGTCCATGAAGTTAGTAGAGACTAGCTCTACTAGCTTTATTTGTCATaagagtcatgtcatgtgatcaaaagggcggtaatttcaactttagtacaacccttggtatggtccacaaccatgattcgttctaccaattcgtaaagccagaaaagttagttggccgacttttgcggtgcaactaattttcacttattagtaTAAAGTACCTtaatttggcatagttcggcatgtccgtactaacaatttccctcactgcatgatgtaggcctactagccaagcatactagatggacgtttagtccgacattaaaaactagtttaccaggggaaactagtggtcctactaaacaaaagcttagttcagcttacataatacgagtttttgttttcagtgtttccgtactgttttcctaagcctttttagagcgg is a window of Amphiura filiformis chromosome 2, Afil_fr2py, whole genome shotgun sequence DNA encoding:
- the LOC140135923 gene encoding uncharacterized protein yields the protein MGDDLQLMMSDSEDQGSNPRWPHRRRFDTSFTVWYKEDMAVFGWIKHLLGVKIDHYKIFEDGLLMCAIANNLCEGSITREEVLYGSPLQRLELSVKAMHAYLGVAHVLDACAVIEGRGQEELLEYLLELKHESEQLKKEQVDIKREQLCNMLIKKDKEPASHIHEENVLSLRRDTSSSGTAQSNERGSVAPSKIRTNQSPSTNDVFKSTSDAPRPQSPEPPTRQDTYVVNKPEGSSNDNVKHQGPPLNILKRSSLTIKLSSSSTPPPSPLEKNKIVDYDTRDNVDIANTATSTENTTSVGTAHAKEGADVTQDPEIELVTNLNDLFDDSPNTRTFPRSGFDRHMLYSPYSMPFISVREKNRTPDEFKEGINMYDDKPLTVNDDVGNSSSDKSERISPNRSVTRNGHASKMNMTMMARMSARAPKGALSNTESDEE